In a genomic window of Streptomyces katrae:
- a CDS encoding S28 family serine protease, whose translation MRKTLGRLLPLAVLIGTFGSAGLTAQAATAAEPAAAAPTTAGQGATADIKDRILAIPGMSLIEEKPYPGYRFFVLNYEQPIDHRQPWKGTFKQRITLLHKDESRPTVFYTSGYNVNTNPRRAEPTTIVDGNQVSMEYRFFNPSRPDPADWSKLDIWQAASDQHRIYTALKKIYSKNWLATGASKGGMTATYFERFYPRDMDGVVAYVAPNDVVNKEDSAYDRFFTKVGTKECRDKLAAVQREALVRREPLEAKYKEAAAASGWTFNTVGSLDKAFEAVVLDYTWAFWQYSLLSDCGTVPDAKTATDQQIWDSVDTISGFSAYTDQGLETFTPYYYQAGTQLGSPDIKQPWLGNLSRYGYQPPRDFVPRDIPMTFRPGAMADVDNWVKNNAHQMLFVYGQNDPWGAEPFHIGYGATDSYVMIAPGANHGANVAKLQDGERALATARIQQWAGVAPAAGASGTATAKAAAQAAPLAAPDPELDRTDLRHDSLRP comes from the coding sequence ATGCGCAAGACGCTTGGCCGGCTGCTGCCGCTCGCGGTGCTCATCGGCACCTTCGGCTCGGCCGGCCTGACGGCTCAGGCGGCCACCGCCGCCGAGCCGGCCGCCGCCGCGCCGACCACCGCAGGGCAGGGCGCCACCGCGGACATCAAGGACCGGATCCTCGCCATCCCGGGCATGAGCCTGATCGAGGAGAAGCCGTACCCCGGCTACCGGTTCTTCGTGCTGAACTACGAGCAGCCGATCGACCACCGGCAGCCGTGGAAGGGCACCTTCAAGCAGCGGATCACCCTGCTGCACAAGGACGAGTCACGGCCGACCGTGTTCTACACCTCCGGCTACAACGTCAACACCAACCCGCGCCGGGCCGAGCCGACGACCATAGTCGACGGCAACCAGGTGTCCATGGAGTATCGATTCTTCAACCCGTCCCGCCCCGACCCGGCGGACTGGTCGAAGCTCGACATCTGGCAGGCCGCCAGCGACCAGCACCGCATCTACACCGCCCTGAAGAAGATCTACTCCAAGAACTGGCTCGCCACCGGCGCCAGCAAGGGCGGGATGACGGCGACGTACTTCGAGCGGTTCTACCCGCGCGACATGGACGGCGTGGTCGCCTACGTCGCGCCGAACGACGTCGTCAACAAGGAGGACTCGGCCTACGACCGGTTCTTCACCAAGGTCGGCACCAAGGAGTGCCGCGACAAGCTGGCCGCCGTCCAGCGCGAGGCCCTGGTCCGCCGGGAGCCGCTGGAGGCCAAGTACAAGGAGGCCGCCGCGGCGAGCGGCTGGACCTTCAACACCGTCGGCAGCCTGGACAAGGCCTTCGAGGCCGTCGTCCTCGACTACACCTGGGCCTTCTGGCAGTACAGCCTGCTCTCCGACTGCGGGACCGTCCCCGACGCCAAGACCGCGACGGACCAGCAGATCTGGGACAGCGTCGACACCATCTCGGGCTTCTCGGCCTACACCGACCAGGGCCTGGAGACGTTCACCCCGTACTACTACCAGGCCGGCACCCAGCTCGGCTCGCCCGACATCAAGCAGCCCTGGCTGGGGAACCTGAGCCGCTACGGCTACCAGCCGCCGCGCGACTTCGTCCCGCGCGACATCCCCATGACCTTCCGGCCGGGGGCCATGGCGGACGTGGACAACTGGGTGAAGAACAACGCCCACCAGATGCTGTTCGTGTACGGGCAGAACGACCCGTGGGGAGCCGAGCCCTTCCACATCGGCTACGGGGCCACCGACAGCTACGTGATGATCGCACCGGGCGCCAACCACGGGGCCAACGTCGCCAAGCTCCAGGACGGCGAGAGGGCCCTGGCCACCGCACGGATCCAGCAGTGGGCCGGAGTGGCCCCCGCCGCGGGCGCCTCCGGCACGGCCACGGCCAAGGCCGCCGCGCAGGCGGCCCCCCTGGCCGCCCCGGACCCGGAGCTCGACCGGACCGACCTGCGCCACGACTCGCTGCGGCCGTAG
- a CDS encoding EF-hand domain-containing protein, producing the protein MTTTDLLDRKLERAFAHLDADDNGVIDEKDMIALGSRLLTALAEPADSPKAAEVFRGLTDFWVDLFNELGVGQDQKLTPQQYRDGMTRLYKDGGPAYEKSFRPMMKAMLTVVDTNGDGHISPEEFHKAQLAFDTRLEPAAADALFERIDKNHDGYLSVDELLDAVREYYTGEDEDAPGNLLFGEL; encoded by the coding sequence ATGACGACCACCGACCTGCTCGACCGGAAGCTGGAGCGTGCGTTCGCGCACCTGGACGCGGACGACAACGGCGTGATCGACGAGAAGGACATGATCGCCCTCGGCTCCCGGCTGCTGACGGCGCTGGCCGAGCCCGCCGACTCACCCAAGGCGGCCGAGGTGTTCCGCGGGCTCACCGACTTCTGGGTGGACCTCTTCAACGAGCTGGGCGTGGGCCAGGACCAGAAGCTGACGCCGCAGCAGTACCGGGACGGGATGACCCGCCTCTACAAGGACGGCGGCCCGGCCTACGAGAAGTCCTTCCGGCCGATGATGAAGGCGATGCTCACGGTCGTCGACACCAACGGGGACGGGCACATCAGCCCGGAGGAGTTCCACAAGGCGCAGCTGGCCTTCGACACCAGGCTGGAGCCCGCCGCCGCGGACGCCCTCTTCGAGCGGATCGACAAGAACCACGACGGCTACCTGTCGGTGGACGAACTCCTCGACGCGGTACGCGAGTACTACACCGGTGAGGACGAGGACGCCCCGGGCAACCTGCTCTTCGGCGAGCTCTGA
- a CDS encoding ABC transporter ATP-binding protein yields the protein MTAAAGEKQGWGRRLAAYTWRYKLNVLLALGSSLAGMAVMALVPLVTRVIIDDVIGDETKAMAPWAGLLVGAALLVYVLTYIRRYYGGRLALDVQHDLRTDMYRTIARLDGRRQDELSTGQVVGRATSDLQLIQGLLFMLPMTIGNFLLFGISLAVMVWLSPLLTVVALLMAPALWFIAKRSRKKLFPATWYAQSQAAAVATVVDGAVTGVRVVKGFGQEEQETGKLREAGRRLFGGRMRAIRMNSRYTPALQAVPALGQVAMLALGGWLATRGHITLGTFVAFSTYLAQLVGPVRMLAMVLTVGQQARAGVERVFELIDTEPVIEEGTRELPADAPATVAFEDVRFGYDPGRPVLDGFSLTVAEGETVAVVGASGSGKSTVSLLLPRFYDADHGTVRVGGHDVRELTYDSLRAAIGLVPEDSFLFSDTIRANLAYGRPEATDEEIRAAARAAQAESFIQALPAGYDTKVGEQGLTLSGGQRQRIALARALLTDPRLLLLDDATSAVDARVEHEIHEALRAVMAGRTTLLIAHRRSTLALADRIAVLDAGRLADIGTHEELERRCALYRRLLTDPEALGAGSPRTPDALSMTEFERDLERDIELEAEIDSEPVNAKRRVADGVTPELWRRQDKAEEPAPGATPELLAQVAALPPADDRPEVDEERAAAAEDSYGLRRLLHGFWAPLAISLGLVALDAGAGLLLPVLIRHGIDQGVEKAALGAVWAAAGLALAVVIAQWAAQFAETRMTGRTGERVLYALRVKIFAQLQRLGLDYYERELTGKIMTRMTTDVDSLSSFLQTGLVTAVVSVLTFFGILIALLVLDLELALIVFATLPVLVLATVVFRRKSVAAYELARDRVSLVNADLQESVAGLRLVQAFRRQHSGATRFAERSDSYRQARVRGQWLISVYFPFVQLLSSGAAAAVLIVGAGRVEAATLTTGALVAYLLYIDLFFAPVQQLSQVFDGYQQATVSLGRIQDLLREPTTTPPPAAPREVASLSGEIAFEDVRFAYATAEERGEQGEALGGITLRIPAGQTVAFVGETGAGKSTLVKMVARFYDPTSGRVTADGTDLRELDLTGYRQRLGVVPQESYLFPGTVRDAIAYGRPEASDAEVEAAARAVGAHDMIATLDGGYLHIVSERGRNLSAGQRQLIALARAELVDPDVLLLDEATAALDLATEAQVNQATDRLAGKRTTLVVAHRLTTAARADRVVVMERGRVVEDGSHAELLARGGRYAVLWRTFAGEDEPAAAA from the coding sequence GTGACGGCGGCGGCTGGCGAGAAACAGGGCTGGGGCAGGCGGCTCGCCGCCTACACCTGGCGGTACAAGCTCAACGTGCTGCTCGCGCTCGGCTCCTCGCTGGCCGGTATGGCCGTCATGGCGCTCGTGCCGCTCGTCACCCGGGTCATCATCGACGACGTCATCGGGGACGAGACCAAGGCGATGGCCCCCTGGGCGGGCCTGCTCGTCGGCGCCGCCCTGCTCGTCTACGTGCTGACCTACATACGCCGGTACTACGGCGGCCGCCTCGCCCTCGACGTGCAGCACGACCTGCGCACCGACATGTACCGGACCATCGCCCGCCTCGACGGGCGGCGCCAGGACGAGCTCTCGACCGGCCAGGTCGTCGGGCGGGCCACCAGCGACCTCCAGCTGATCCAGGGCCTGCTCTTCATGCTGCCCATGACCATCGGCAACTTCCTGCTCTTCGGGATATCCCTGGCCGTGATGGTCTGGCTGTCGCCGCTGCTGACCGTGGTCGCGCTGCTGATGGCCCCCGCTCTGTGGTTCATCGCCAAGCGCAGCCGCAAGAAGCTCTTCCCCGCCACCTGGTACGCGCAGAGCCAGGCCGCCGCCGTCGCCACCGTCGTCGACGGGGCCGTGACCGGGGTCCGCGTGGTCAAGGGCTTCGGGCAGGAGGAGCAGGAGACCGGCAAGCTCCGCGAGGCCGGCCGCAGGCTGTTCGGCGGGCGGATGCGTGCCATCCGGATGAACTCCCGCTACACCCCCGCCCTCCAGGCCGTTCCCGCGCTCGGCCAGGTCGCCATGCTGGCCCTCGGCGGCTGGCTGGCCACCCGGGGGCACATCACCCTCGGTACCTTCGTCGCCTTCTCCACCTACCTCGCCCAGCTGGTGGGCCCCGTCCGCATGCTCGCCATGGTGCTGACCGTCGGCCAGCAGGCCCGGGCGGGCGTCGAGCGGGTCTTCGAGCTCATCGACACCGAGCCGGTGATCGAGGAGGGGACGCGGGAGCTGCCGGCCGACGCGCCCGCCACCGTCGCGTTCGAGGACGTCCGCTTCGGCTACGACCCCGGGCGGCCCGTGCTCGACGGGTTCTCGCTCACCGTCGCCGAGGGCGAGACCGTCGCCGTGGTCGGCGCCTCGGGCTCCGGCAAGTCCACCGTCTCCTTGCTCCTGCCGCGCTTCTACGACGCCGACCACGGCACCGTGCGCGTCGGCGGCCACGACGTGCGCGAGCTGACGTACGACTCGCTGCGCGCCGCCATCGGCCTGGTGCCCGAGGACTCGTTCCTCTTCTCCGACACCATCCGCGCCAACCTCGCCTACGGCCGCCCCGAGGCCACCGACGAGGAGATCCGCGCCGCCGCCCGCGCGGCCCAAGCGGAATCGTTCATTCAAGCCCTCCCCGCGGGCTACGACACCAAGGTCGGCGAACAGGGCCTGACCCTCTCCGGCGGCCAGCGCCAGCGGATCGCGCTCGCCCGCGCCCTCCTCACCGACCCCCGGCTCCTCCTCCTCGACGACGCCACCTCCGCCGTCGACGCCCGCGTCGAGCACGAGATCCACGAGGCCCTGCGCGCCGTCATGGCCGGCCGCACCACCCTCCTGATCGCCCACCGCCGCTCCACCCTCGCCCTCGCCGACCGGATCGCCGTCCTGGACGCCGGCCGGCTCGCCGACATCGGCACGCACGAGGAACTGGAACGCCGCTGCGCCCTCTACCGCCGCCTGCTGACCGACCCCGAGGCCCTGGGCGCCGGCTCCCCGCGCACCCCCGACGCGCTCTCCATGACCGAGTTCGAGCGCGACCTGGAGCGGGACATCGAGCTGGAGGCCGAGATCGACTCCGAGCCGGTCAACGCCAAGCGGCGCGTGGCCGACGGGGTCACCCCCGAGCTGTGGCGGCGCCAGGACAAGGCCGAAGAGCCCGCGCCGGGCGCCACCCCCGAACTGCTCGCGCAGGTCGCCGCCCTCCCGCCGGCCGACGACCGGCCCGAGGTGGACGAGGAACGGGCCGCGGCCGCCGAGGACAGCTACGGCCTGCGCCGGCTGCTGCACGGCTTCTGGGCCCCCCTCGCCATCAGCCTCGGCCTGGTCGCCCTCGACGCCGGGGCCGGACTCCTGCTGCCGGTGCTGATCCGGCACGGCATCGACCAGGGCGTGGAGAAGGCCGCCCTCGGAGCGGTCTGGGCGGCCGCTGGCCTCGCCCTGGCCGTCGTGATCGCCCAGTGGGCCGCGCAGTTCGCCGAGACCCGGATGACCGGGCGCACCGGCGAGCGCGTGCTCTACGCCCTGCGCGTCAAGATCTTCGCCCAGCTCCAGCGCCTCGGCCTGGACTACTACGAGCGCGAGCTCACCGGCAAGATCATGACCCGGATGACCACCGACGTGGACTCCCTCTCCAGCTTCCTGCAGACCGGCCTGGTCACCGCCGTCGTCTCCGTCCTGACCTTCTTCGGCATCCTGATCGCCCTGCTCGTCCTCGACCTCGAACTCGCGCTGATCGTCTTCGCGACCCTGCCCGTACTGGTCCTCGCCACGGTCGTCTTCCGCCGCAAGTCGGTCGCCGCGTACGAGCTCGCCCGCGACCGGGTCAGCCTGGTCAACGCCGACCTCCAGGAGTCCGTCGCCGGGCTGCGCCTGGTCCAGGCCTTCCGCCGCCAGCACTCCGGCGCCACCCGCTTCGCCGAGCGCAGCGACTCCTACCGCCAGGCGCGGGTGCGCGGCCAGTGGCTGATATCCGTCTACTTCCCCTTCGTCCAGCTGCTGTCCTCGGGCGCGGCGGCGGCCGTGCTGATCGTCGGCGCGGGGCGGGTGGAGGCGGCCACCCTCACCACCGGCGCGCTGGTGGCGTACCTGCTGTACATCGACCTGTTCTTCGCCCCGGTCCAGCAGCTCTCCCAGGTCTTCGACGGCTACCAGCAGGCCACCGTCTCCCTCGGCCGCATCCAGGACCTGCTGCGCGAGCCCACCACCACCCCGCCCCCGGCGGCCCCCCGCGAGGTCGCCTCCCTGAGCGGCGAGATCGCCTTCGAGGACGTGCGCTTCGCGTACGCCACCGCCGAGGAGCGCGGCGAGCAGGGCGAGGCGCTGGGCGGCATCACCCTGCGGATACCCGCCGGGCAGACCGTCGCCTTCGTCGGCGAGACCGGCGCCGGGAAGTCCACGCTGGTCAAGATGGTGGCCCGGTTCTACGACCCGACCTCCGGCCGGGTCACCGCCGACGGCACCGACCTGCGGGAGCTGGACCTGACGGGGTACCGCCAGAGGCTGGGGGTCGTCCCCCAGGAGTCGTACCTCTTCCCGGGGACGGTCCGCGACGCCATCGCCTACGGGCGGCCGGAGGCGTCCGACGCCGAGGTGGAGGCGGCCGCCCGCGCGGTCGGCGCCCACGACATGATCGCCACCCTCGACGGCGGCTACCTGCACATCGTCAGCGAGCGCGGCCGCAATCTCTCCGCGGGCCAGCGCCAGCTGATCGCCCTGGCCCGTGCCGAACTGGTCGACCCGGACGTGCTGCTGCTCGACGAGGCCACGGCGGCCCTGGACCTGGCCACCGAGGCCCAGGTCAACCAGGCCACCGACCGGCTGGCGGGCAAGCGCACCACCCTGGTGGTGGCCCACCGGCTGACCACCGCGGCCCGGGCCGACCGGGTGGTGGTCATGGAGCGCGGCCGGGTCGTCGAGGACGGCAGCCACGCCGAACTGCTCGCCCGGGGCGGCCGCTACGCCGTGCTGTGGCGGACCTTCGCCGGGGAGGACGAGCCGGCCGCCGCCGCGTAG
- a CDS encoding PIN domain nuclease, with translation MSPVTHLIDTSAVARILTDPAVRKPLSRHLVEGVIGICEVTELEILYSARSLADRLDKEDLLTELFNWVPVPDGVYQRARAVQRMLTDRGEHRSAGPVDLMVAATAELAGLTLLHHDKDFETIARVTGQPVVWVGRPGAPGTT, from the coding sequence GTGAGCCCGGTCACCCATCTCATCGACACGTCGGCCGTGGCCCGGATCCTGACCGACCCGGCCGTCCGCAAGCCCCTCAGCCGCCACCTCGTCGAAGGGGTGATCGGCATCTGTGAGGTCACCGAGCTGGAGATCCTCTACTCGGCGCGCTCCCTGGCCGACCGGCTGGACAAGGAAGACCTGCTGACGGAGCTGTTCAACTGGGTCCCCGTCCCCGACGGCGTGTACCAGCGCGCCCGTGCCGTACAGCGGATGCTCACCGACCGGGGCGAGCACCGCAGTGCGGGGCCCGTCGACCTCATGGTGGCGGCCACCGCCGAGCTGGCCGGTCTGACCCTGCTCCACCACGACAAGGACTTCGAGACGATCGCCCGCGTCACGGGCCAGCCGGTGGTCTGGGTGGGGCGCCCGGGAGCACCCGGCACCACCTAG
- a CDS encoding type II toxin-antitoxin system VapB family antitoxin has translation MSNLYVDVDDEALAEAASILGTKTKKDTVNAALLEVAKRHRRLRALERLAQMGERGDFDLLLDKENYRR, from the coding sequence ATGTCGAACCTCTACGTCGACGTCGACGACGAAGCCCTGGCCGAGGCCGCGTCGATACTGGGCACCAAGACGAAGAAGGACACGGTCAACGCGGCGCTGCTCGAAGTCGCCAAGAGGCACCGCCGTCTGCGGGCTCTGGAACGGCTCGCCCAGATGGGTGAACGCGGGGACTTCGACCTCCTCCTGGACAAGGAGAACTACCGGCGGTGA
- a CDS encoding thiamine pyrophosphate-binding protein: MTHDHDLVLRPTEAQTAAALAPPPGRTGGDLVVETLRGLGATTVFGLPGQHALALFDAVGRSDLRLVGLRTENNAGFAADAYGRLTGEAVPLLLSTGPGALMSLPALAEAAAASAPVLALSSQVPSPGLGGGRRGHLHELREQSASFRDVVKSVHIARTPSQIPSVVAEAWESALTAPHGPVWVEIPEDVLRAETVIPQVTGMDATPRELAPRPELTALAAHWLSRASRPVIIAGGGVVRADAAGKLRQLAERLNAPVVTTFGGKGAFPWTHPLSLQSWLEDRHMTDFLEDADVLLVVGSGLGELSSNYHTFFPTGRVVQIEADLGKLESNHPALGIHADARLALQALLETVEPREDAGAPARVRAVLADIAARLAAQDLTLEQELLTSIRSALPARSPSFWDMTILSYWAWSAFDARHPNTMHSAQGAGGLGYAFPAALGAAVAEPGTPVLAVSGDGGAMYSVADLATAKQYDLDVTWLIVDDGGYGILREYMTDAFDGRTTATELTRPDFTALAGSFGIPAATTTPATLRKDLAEALATPGPSVLVLPATLRMFAPTHLG, from the coding sequence GTGACGCACGACCACGACCTGGTTCTCCGCCCCACCGAGGCCCAGACGGCGGCCGCCCTGGCCCCGCCGCCGGGCCGCACGGGCGGGGACCTGGTCGTGGAGACGCTGCGCGGCCTCGGCGCGACCACCGTCTTCGGTCTGCCGGGGCAGCACGCGCTCGCCCTCTTCGACGCCGTCGGCCGCTCCGACCTGCGCCTGGTCGGTCTGCGCACGGAGAACAACGCCGGCTTCGCCGCCGACGCCTACGGCCGCCTCACGGGCGAGGCGGTCCCGCTCCTGCTCTCCACCGGCCCGGGGGCGCTGATGTCCCTGCCGGCCCTCGCGGAGGCGGCGGCCGCCTCCGCGCCCGTCCTCGCCCTCTCCTCCCAGGTCCCGTCCCCGGGCCTGGGCGGGGGCCGGCGGGGCCACCTGCACGAGCTGCGCGAGCAGTCCGCGTCCTTCCGTGACGTGGTCAAGTCCGTGCACATCGCCCGTACCCCCTCCCAGATCCCCTCCGTCGTCGCCGAGGCCTGGGAGTCGGCCCTGACCGCCCCGCACGGCCCCGTCTGGGTGGAGATCCCCGAGGACGTGCTCCGCGCGGAGACGGTGATCCCGCAGGTCACCGGCATGGACGCGACCCCGCGTGAACTGGCCCCGCGCCCGGAGCTGACCGCGCTGGCGGCGCACTGGCTGTCCCGGGCCTCCCGCCCGGTGATCATCGCGGGCGGCGGCGTGGTCCGCGCCGACGCCGCCGGCAAGCTCAGGCAGCTCGCGGAGCGCCTGAACGCGCCCGTGGTCACCACCTTCGGCGGCAAGGGCGCCTTCCCCTGGACGCACCCGCTCTCCCTCCAGTCCTGGCTGGAGGACCGCCACATGACGGACTTCCTGGAGGACGCCGACGTCCTCCTCGTCGTCGGCTCGGGCCTGGGCGAACTCAGCTCCAACTACCACACGTTCTTCCCCACCGGCCGGGTCGTCCAGATCGAGGCCGACCTCGGCAAGCTGGAGTCCAACCACCCGGCCCTGGGCATCCACGCGGACGCCCGCCTGGCCCTCCAGGCCCTCCTGGAGACGGTCGAACCCCGCGAGGACGCCGGCGCCCCCGCCCGGGTCCGTGCGGTCCTGGCCGACATCGCTGCCCGCCTCGCCGCCCAGGACCTCACCCTGGAGCAGGAGCTGCTGACCTCGATCCGGTCCGCCCTCCCGGCCCGCTCCCCCTCCTTCTGGGACATGACGATCCTGTCCTACTGGGCCTGGTCGGCCTTCGACGCCAGGCACCCCAACACCATGCACTCCGCCCAGGGCGCCGGCGGCCTCGGCTACGCCTTCCCGGCGGCCCTCGGCGCGGCGGTCGCGGAGCCGGGCACCCCGGTCCTCGCGGTCTCCGGCGACGGCGGCGCGATGTACTCCGTCGCCGACCTCGCCACCGCGAAGCAGTACGACCTCGACGTCACCTGGCTGATCGTGGACGACGGCGGCTACGGCATCCTGCGCGAGTACATGACGGACGCCTTCGACGGCCGCACCACCGCCACCGAACTCACCCGCCCCGACTTCACCGCCCTGGCCGGCTCCTTCGGCATCCCGGCGGCCACCACCACCCCGGCGACCCTCCGCAAGGACCTGGCCGAAGCCCTCGCCACCCCCGGCCCCTCGGTCCTGGTCCTCCCGGCCACCCTGAGGATGTTCGCCCCGACCCACCTGGGCTAG
- the speB gene encoding agmatinase codes for MSTEQTPRGPVDSSRIPRYAGPATFARLPRLDEVGSADVAVVGVPFDSGVSYRPGARFGGNAIREASRLLRPYNPAQDASPFALAQVADAGDIAVNPFNINEAVETVEAAADELLSSGSRLMTLGGDHTIALPLLRSVAKKHGPVALLHFDAHLDTWDTYFGAEYTHGTPFRRAVEEGILDTEALSHVGTRGPLYGKQDLDDDAKMGFGIVTSADVYRRGADEIADQLRQRIGDRPLYISIDIDVLDPAHAPGTGTPEAGGMTSRELLEIIRGLSSCNLVSADVVEVAPAYDHAEITSVAASHTAYELTTIMSRQIAASKAK; via the coding sequence ATGAGCACCGAGCAGACGCCGCGCGGCCCCGTCGACTCCTCCCGCATCCCGCGCTACGCCGGTCCGGCCACCTTCGCCCGCCTGCCCCGCCTGGACGAGGTCGGCTCCGCCGACGTCGCCGTGGTCGGCGTGCCCTTCGACTCCGGTGTCTCCTACCGCCCCGGCGCCCGCTTCGGCGGCAACGCCATCCGCGAGGCCTCCCGCCTCCTGCGCCCCTACAACCCGGCGCAGGACGCCTCCCCGTTCGCCCTGGCGCAGGTCGCGGACGCCGGCGACATCGCGGTGAACCCCTTCAACATCAACGAGGCCGTCGAGACGGTCGAGGCCGCCGCGGACGAGCTCCTGTCCTCCGGCTCCCGTCTGATGACCCTCGGCGGCGACCACACCATCGCCCTCCCCCTCCTGCGCTCGGTCGCGAAGAAGCACGGCCCGGTCGCCCTGCTGCACTTCGACGCCCACCTGGACACCTGGGACACCTACTTCGGCGCCGAGTACACCCACGGCACCCCGTTCCGCCGCGCCGTCGAGGAGGGCATCCTCGACACCGAGGCGCTGTCCCACGTCGGTACCCGCGGCCCGCTGTACGGCAAGCAGGACCTGGACGACGACGCCAAGATGGGCTTCGGCATCGTGACCTCGGCGGACGTCTACCGCCGCGGCGCCGACGAGATCGCCGACCAGCTGCGCCAGCGCATCGGCGACCGCCCGCTGTACATCTCCATCGACATCGACGTCCTGGACCCGGCCCACGCGCCCGGCACCGGCACGCCGGAGGCGGGCGGCATGACCTCCCGCGAGCTGCTGGAGATCATCCGGGGCCTGTCCTCCTGCAACCTCGTTTCCGCCGACGTGGTCGAGGTCGCCCCGGCGTACGATCACGCCGAGATCACCTCGGTCGCGGCCTCGCACACCGCGTACGAGCTCACCACGATCATGAGCCGCCAGATCGCCGCCTCGAAGGCCAAGTAG
- a CDS encoding PucR family transcriptional regulator — translation MADLPVPPHPGTGPRAASSAPAGEPMTPPVGLAGLLGERGLGLRHLAGPAVAEVHGVHASEMADPSPYLLGGELLLTAGAGLGDADAGAYVARLVRAGVAGLGFGVTPVHETVPAGLAEACAEYGLPLVEVPPGTPFTAVARTVWRLMAEARTRELRRVTEAQQSLAAAAARPDPVPSVLSRLAAALGGWAALWEPDAAGAAEGERPGPAGPGSGPAGAAVGTAPAPGPADRRRGTGAGPGAGASTAAGAGAASGAGVGPEPAGRRAGAGTGAAAGAGAAGGAGVGPGSTADGGAPATAFRPARAAAGPEPGEEVRAALAALARRVVPGSAATATDSLGGTQLAAYAVGGGRVLALATPGRAAGDHTIASVGAVLLTLLTASGPAGAEAAALARLLLDGDPAAALTPGPWYAVHARGGGDPRALAAALGTVLLDPRGDGVRLITDREPGPQPGWRLGVSAPAAPAELRTADAQARRALARAEASRTPLARHTDPGVTGLVGAAEARGHAEALLRPLSPALRETLRAWLSHHGSWDRTAAALGIHRNTVRQRIARCTALLGDADLDDTDTRMELWFALRWLGPAPDRPSGPPG, via the coding sequence ATGGCCGACCTCCCGGTCCCCCCGCATCCCGGCACCGGGCCCCGGGCGGCGTCGTCCGCCCCCGCCGGGGAACCGATGACGCCGCCCGTGGGGCTGGCGGGGCTGCTCGGGGAGCGGGGGCTCGGGCTGCGGCACCTCGCCGGGCCGGCGGTGGCGGAGGTGCACGGGGTGCACGCCTCCGAGATGGCGGACCCGTCCCCGTACCTGCTGGGCGGCGAGTTGCTGCTGACGGCCGGGGCCGGGCTGGGGGACGCGGATGCCGGGGCGTACGTCGCACGGCTGGTGCGGGCCGGGGTGGCGGGGCTGGGCTTCGGCGTGACGCCGGTCCACGAGACGGTCCCGGCCGGTCTGGCGGAGGCGTGCGCGGAGTACGGGCTGCCGCTGGTGGAGGTGCCGCCGGGGACCCCCTTCACGGCGGTCGCCCGCACGGTCTGGCGGCTGATGGCGGAGGCCCGCACGCGGGAGCTCCGCCGCGTCACCGAAGCCCAGCAGTCCCTGGCGGCGGCCGCCGCCCGCCCGGACCCGGTCCCGTCGGTCCTCTCCCGCCTGGCGGCGGCCCTGGGGGGCTGGGCGGCGCTGTGGGAGCCGGACGCGGCGGGCGCCGCCGAAGGGGAGCGACCCGGCCCGGCGGGCCCGGGCTCCGGCCCTGCGGGTGCTGCCGTCGGCACGGCCCCTGCCCCCGGGCCAGCGGATCGGCGCCGGGGTACCGGAGCAGGGCCGGGGGCCGGTGCGAGCACGGCCGCCGGGGCCGGTGCCGCCAGTGGGGCGGGCGTCGGGCCCGAGCCGGCGGGCCGGCGAGCCGGGGCGGGCACGGGCGCGGCCGCCGGGGCGGGTGCTGCCGGTGGGGCGGGCGTCGGGCCGGGCTCCACTGCCGACGGTGGCGCGCCGGCCACCGCGTTCCGTCCGGCCAGGGCGGCGGCCGGGCCCGAGCCCGGGGAGGAGGTGCGTGCCGCCCTGGCGGCGCTGGCGCGGCGGGTGGTGCCGGGGAGTGCCGCGACCGCGACCGACAGCCTGGGAGGTACCCAGCTGGCCGCCTACGCGGTCGGTGGCGGCCGGGTGCTGGCCCTGGCCACCCCCGGCCGGGCGGCGGGCGACCACACCATCGCCTCGGTCGGCGCCGTGCTGCTGACCCTGCTCACGGCGAGCGGCCCGGCCGGCGCGGAAGCGGCCGCGCTGGCCCGTCTCCTGCTGGACGGCGACCCGGCCGCCGCCCTCACCCCGGGCCCCTGGTACGCCGTCCACGCCCGGGGCGGCGGGGACCCGCGGGCCCTCGCGGCGGCGCTGGGCACCGTGCTGCTGGACCCGCGCGGGGACGGCGTGCGCCTGATCACCGACCGGGAGCCCGGCCCGCAGCCGGGGTGGCGGCTCGGGGTCAGCGCCCCTGCCGCACCGGCGGAGCTGCGCACGGCCGACGCCCAGGCCCGCCGCGCTCTGGCCCGCGCCGAGGCCTCCCGCACCCCGCTGGCCCGCCACACCGACCCCGGCGTCACGGGCCTGGTCGGCGCAGCGGAAGCCCGCGGCCACGCCGAAGCGCTGCTGCGGCCCCTCTCCCCCGCCCTCAGGGAGACCCTGCGCGCCTGGCTGTCCCACCACGGCAGCTGGGACCGCACGGCGGCGGCACTGGGGATCCACCGGAACACCGTCCGCCAGCGGATCGCCCGGTGCACGGCCCTGCTGGGCGACGCCGACCTGGACGACACGGACACCCGGATGGAGCTGTGGTTCGCCCTGCGGTGGCTCGGTCCGGCACCGGACCGGCCCTCCGGGCCCCCCGGCTGA